ACAAGCCTTTTATCAAAAGATTATGGATGTTCTTTCTTTGTTAGGAGGGAAAAGGCATGACTTTTCGTCAGTTCGCATTTAATAATATTTTTCGTAATAAGCGTACATATGCTGCCCATTTTTTAAGTAGTGCATTTTCTATTATGATTTTCTTTACGTATGCTCTTTTATTATTTCATCCTGATTTACAAGGTGAGTTGAAATCGACAAGTGCAACAATAAGTGCATTTGGTACATTGGGATTTTCAGTTTCGCAAGGATTGATTTTTGTATTTTCATTTTTCTTCATTTTATATTCAGTTAGTTCGTTTTTAAAGACGCGTAAGAAAGAATTTGGCGTTTTAATGATGCAAGGTATGTCAATGAGACAGCTTAAGAAATTATTATTAATTGAAAATATGTTGATTGGACTTGGTTCAATTTGTATAGGGATTTTCATTGGACTCATATTTTCTAAACTAGTCTTATTGATAAGTGCAAGTGTATTAATGATTAATAATGGTTTACCTTTTTATATACCAGTGCGGGCTGTATTATTAACAGTTATCACATTTCTTTTCTTGTTTTTAATTGTTTCATTATTTACATTTAAAATGATAAAAGTAACGGAACTTGTGGAACTTATTCGAGCAGAGGAAAAGCCAAAACCTGAACCGAAATCTTCAGTTTTATTATCGCTACTTTCTTTAATTAGTATAGGATATGGATATTTTTCAGTATTTCGCTTCATACCAAGTACTAATTTTATTACGCTTGGAATAGGTGTGCTCCTAGTAATTATAGGAACGTATTTTTTATATACACAGTGTAGTGTTTATATATTGCACCTTGCTAAAAGGAGAGAAACTTTCTTTTTAAAGAGAACAAATATACTAACATTTTCAGAATTAATTTATCGTATGAAAGATAATGCAACAATGTTTTTTATAGTATCTATTATATCAGCAGTTGCTTTTACAGCAATTGGCACGACAGCTGCTCTTGGAAATAAAGATTTAGTAAGGATGACGAATCCGTATACATTACTATACATGGCTCCTGAAAACAACAAAATAGCGGATAAACATCTCTCTATTATAAAAAACCATCTGGCTGATGCTAATATTCCGTATCGAATGGCTTCATCTTCATATATATATACAGAAAGTAATGTATATGTAATGAAATTAAGTGAATATAACGAACTTGCGAGAGCACTAGGGTATCAACAAGAAACGATTGAAAAAGAAGATGAAATGTTATTAATTCCTGGAATGGTATCACAAAAACAAGAATTTAAAAATGGTGATTATAAGAAGAATATTGAAGTCATTCAAGGCGATTGGACAAAGACATTTCATGTGAAAAAAACTGTCGATAATTTAGTTTTGCCACATGATACGAAAGGGATATATATTGCTATTCAAGATCATGTATATGATGGAATTCCACTGAATAGTGGTCCAGATAATGAAGATATTATTCAATATCGTACTTACGGATTTGTTGTAGATGATTGGATAAAAACGAAAGAGGTTTCAAACCAATTAAATAATATATTTGATCAAGAACCTAGAGATATACATTTTGAATTTAGAGCACTAACAATAGAGTTGTTAAGTGCAAAACAAACGAATGGGTTATTACTTATGGCTAGTGTTTTAGTCGGAATCGTTTTCTTCACATTTGCTGCTAGTTTTATTTATTTCCGATTATATACTGATTTGAATCGTGATCAACAGCAGTATAAAATGATTTCGAAAATGGGGTTAAGTAAACGGGAGCTAAAGAAAGTTGTAACGAGACAGTTATTATTAATGTTTTTCTTACCAATTGTCGTTGCAGTAATACATACTGTAGTCGCTTATATGGCATTACAACAATTAGTCGATTTTTCTATTCTAAATAGCTCTATCGTCATTTTAATTTCATTTATATGTATACAAGTTTTATATTTCTTTATAACTCGTTGGCGTTATTTACAAAAGCTTCATAAGACAATGGAACAATAGAGAAAATCAGCAAGTAAGATTGCAGAAAAGCATGTAAAAAAACAATTTGAAGTTATGGAAGGAACTGTGATGAAAAAACAATTATCTATTTTCATATTAAGTATATTATTGTTATTAAGTGTAAGTGCATGTTCTAAAAACGAAAACAGATTTCCAGCTAACGGTGTGTTAATCATTGGAGATGAGAATCATACTGGAGCAATTATGAATCGTTATAAGGAAAACACGAAAGAACAGGAAGCTTTTGCAGTGAAAACAGGTAGATTTGACCAAAAAAGGGTTCTGATAATAAATGAATCTACTGCACAAGCGATGATGAATGCAAAGCTTTTTCGTAAACGTGATCAAGCATCCCTTTCTAAAACGTTAGATACGTTGCCGAATTTTCCAAAAGAAAGTTCCCTATTATTTATAAATGAAGAAGAAAAGAATATAAAAAGTATTGAAATAGAAGGAAACAAGATACCTGTTACATATGGTAGTGATGCTTGGCTTGGCAATAAACGTGACTATGGAGCACTATGGTATATCGTTGTGGCGAAAAATAGTGTGTATAAAGAAATAAAAGCAAATGAAACGAATATGCAACTTCTACACTTTAAAAAGTCATTAGGTGATGAAAACCCTAAAATATCGACAGATAATACGTTGATTAATGAAAAAGTAAAAGTAAGAAAGTTAATTGAAGGTTATAGAGATGAGGTATCAATTCAGTTTGTAACGATTGGAGAAAAATCTTAAAAAAGAGCTCGAGGTTGATGGATACTTTATCAACCTCGAGCTCTTTTTAATACCGTTTAAATAACTTACATTACTTCATTTAATCGAGTCTCACTCGTTTCCTCAATCCCATTTGAATTTTGAACTGAATTATTTTGGGCTTCTTTTTCTTTACGAGCCTTTTGTAGCATTTCAAGTATAATCCATAAAGGAACACCTTTATCTTTTAGCATCTTCCATAAATCTAATTCATTAAATTTATGCTCAGGCTGTTTCATTTCTTTTTCAGATAAACGAATATCAAACTTGATAGGATCATTTATTTTCTTACTTTCAAGTTTAGTAGAAGAGATAGTATTATGCTCAAGATGAGATGGAGTTATTTTAGTAGGTTGAGACAATGTATGAATATTTGATCCGATTTGCATGATTTTTCCTCCTTTTCAAGCAATGAGATTAGTTTTCTTATGGTTTTTAAATCTTTTTAACATGAGGAAACTATATCTAATTATAAATCTAAATAAATAGATTTACAAGTTATATTGTAAAAAGTAAATATTTACTTGAATTAATATTTATCAACATTTGTATATGTTTTCTATATATACAAAGTATATAAAATACTTTACATTATGTTTAAGTTGTTAAATTATTCTGTTAATTAGTTAAAAAGAAAAATGTAAACGTTTTATTAGGGGGGAGAAAGTATGGAGAAGTTATTTTTAAAAATATGTTTTTTTGCATTAGTGACCGTATGTTCATTCGCAGCGAAAATATCATACGCTGAAGAGAGGCAACAAAATAATTATCCTATCATATTGGTGAATGGATTTGCTGGATGGGGGAAAAAAAAAATGCTTGGCGTAAAATATTGGGGTGGTGTTCATGATACACAGGAAGATTTGAAACGAAATGGTTATACGGTACATACCGCAACTGTTGGACCTGTTTTTTAAGTACTGGGATCGTGCATGTGAATTGTATGCACAAATTAGCGGTGGGACAGTAGACTATGGTGCAGTCCATGCTGAGAAACATGGACATAATCGTTTTGGCAGAACTTATAGTGGTTTTGCGCCGAATTGGAGTGAAACAAATAAAGTTCATTTAGTTGGACATAGCATGGGTGGACAAACGATTAGAACATTAGTACAGCTATTAAAAGAAGGTAGTTTTGAAGAAAAGAATTATGTGAAAAATCACCCAGACACCAAAATATCACCACTATTTGAAGGCGGAAAATCATATGTTCATAGTGTTACAACATTAGCAACCCCTCACAACGGTACAACACTTGCGGATGGTAGTCTTCTACTGCCGTTCGTTAAAGATTTACTCATTACAACTGCAAGCTTTGGGGGAAACAATAATTTATCATTATATGATTTTAAATTGGATCAATGGGGTATAAAGAAGAATGCTGGAGAGTCCTTTTTCCAATATAGTAATCGTATTCTAAATAGTTCACTTTGGAAAAATACAAAAGATATAAGTCAATGGGATTTAAGTACAGATGGTGCAAAGGAGTTAAATAATTGGGTAAAGACGCAACCAGATGTGTATTATTTATCATATAGTGGACATGCATCACAAGCAGCACCTATAACAGGTTTACATTTGCCTCATATAACGATGAATAAAGTGTTAATGGGAAATGCATTTTTCTTAGGTTCTTATGCGAGATATGAAGAAAACCGTCCGCTAGTTGATACTTCTTGGTGGCAAAATGATGGTGTAGTAAATACAAATTCTATGATTGCACCATCTTCTAATGTTACTGTAAATAATAATGAGTCATTACAGATTGGAAAATGGAATCATATCGAAACGAAAGCGAATTGGGACCATCTCGACATGGTAGGGTTAAGTGTTTCAGACTCGTTAGGTTTTTCTAGCATTCAAGAGTTTTATAGAACAATTGCTGAAAAGCTATCACGTTTACCGAAATAGGTAATAATAAAGCGCTCTCGATGGAATTCGAGAGCGCTTTATATTATATTGAAAGAGGGATTTGGTAGAAAAATATGGGGGGATATTATGAAAATTCAAGTTGTATTATCGGGATACGGAACAGTAGGTAGAGAGTTTATAAAATTATTAAATGAAAAATATTCATATATATATGAAACATATGGGATTCAATTAGTTGTAAGCGGCGTATTAGGGAGAAATATCGCAATACATAATGAAGAAGGCTTATCTCTTCATCATTTATTGATGTATGGTGGCGGTACCGCTGCAATTGAAAAATATTTAGAGTATCATCCGAAGGAACGTGCAACAACTAGCATAAGTGGTACTGTATTGGTAGAATCAACAGTTACAAATCTTAAAGATGGAAATCCAGGGAAACAATATATGAAACAAGCGATTGAAAAACAGATGGATATAGTAGCAATTTCTAAAGGTGCGCTCGTTACAAATTGGAGAGAAATAAATGAAGCAGCAAAAGGCGCAAATATACGAATTCGATATAGCGGTGCAACAGCCGCTGCACTACCGACACTAGATATCGGACAATTTAGTTTAGCCGGTTGCAGTATTGAAAAAATAGAAGGAATATTAAATGGAACAACTAATTATATTCTTACGAAAATGTATGAGGAAGATATGACGTTTGAAGAAGCATTGAAAGAAGCACAAAATAAAGGAATTGCTGAGACAAACCCTATATTAGATATAAGTGGTTCAGATAGTGCGTGTAAATTGTTACTTTTGACAAACAGCTTAATGGAAACAGAGAAAACACTTACTGATATACATATAAAAGGAATCGAGCACGTTACAAAACAGCAAATTCGAAATGCTAAGGAACAACATAAAATTATTAAATTAATAGCATCAATATATAAGGATGAGGGAGGCAATGTGAATTTAAATGTTGAACCGTGCCAAATAGAAAAAGATCATCCATTAGCAAAAGTAAATGGAACCGAAAAAGGAATTACGTTCTTTACAGATACGATGGGACAAGTTACTACAATTGGTGGGGCTTCTAATCCAAGAGGCGCTGCAGCTGCAGCTTTAAAAGATGTAATAAACTTATATCGAAAAGATTTGTAAGACCGTACCGCCCTTTATAAAAAATACATATGCCGTGGACCTTTTGAGAATGAAATAAATATGCAAAAATGATTGCAGGGGGTAAGAAATTGTTTAAGGATTTTAAAGTTGTTAAAGAACGTCCCGTTTATATTCAATTGAAAGATTATTTGAAGAAAATGATTATGAAAGGGCATTTGCTCGGGGATCAAAAAATCCCATCAACAAGGGAACTAAGTGAATTACTAAGTGTGAGTAGAAACACTGTACTCGCTGCTTATGCAGATTTAGAGCAAGAAGGACTCATTTATGCAGTTAAAGGAAAAGGGAACTTTGTTGCCAAGGTGGATATATCTAACACTTCGTCTGTTAAAATAGATTGGAAAAATAAACTTAATACAGTGACCGCATTAGCGGACGAATTAGATTTAATGAAACATGGTGTTCGTTGGGAAAAGGGAATGATTGTTTTTAATAGTATAGCCCCGGATGAGAAGCTATTTGATGTTGAAAATTTCAAAAGAGCTTTTCTTACTCGTATGTCCATTGAAGGGGACATCGTATTGAACTACGGATATGCAAAGGGATATAGACCGTTAATGAATTATTTACTTCATTACATGGAAATGAAAGGTGTAGACATTTCGAATAAAGATATTCTAATTACAAATGGATTTACAGAAGGATTGGATATTGTACTCTCTTCTTTATCAAAAAAATCCGGTCGTGTCATTTGTGAGAATCCAACTCACCATGCTGCACTTAAGCTTTTCCGTTTACATGGACTTGAAGTTCATGGGATTGATATGCATGAGGATGGTATTGATACGAATGCAGTTGAAAAAAGTTTGCGTGAAAAAGATTTTGAGTTTGCTTATTTAATTCCTTCTTATCATAATCCAACCGGTATTGTTACGAGTTCAGAGAAAAGAACGGAATTGATGAGGTTATTCTCAAAATACAACGTTCCTATTATAGAGGACGGATTTAATGAAGAATTACGTTATTCAGGTTCACATTTAGCTCCATTATTAACTTTTGCGGGAGCTGGCAATAATGTGATTTATATTAGTAGCTTTTCAAAGGTACTTTTCCCTGGTTTACGTGTAGGCTGGATTATTGCAGATAAAGAGCTGATTCATTATTTAGAAAGCGTAAAAAGAGCAAGAACGATTCACACATCTACGCTAGATCAAGCTGTTCTGTTTCAATATTTACATGAGGGATATTTTGAAAAATATTTAAAAAAGGCAAGATCTGTTTATAAGAAAAAATATGAGTTAGCTGTCGGGGCATGTAACCAGTACATTCCTTTTAAAAGAATGACTGGAGATGGTGGGCTGCATTTATTTATAGAGCTAGAAGAGCATATGAATGCCCGCACACTTTTACAAAAGTGTTATGAGAAAGGCGTTACGTTTTCACCTGGAGATGTTTTTTACTCTGATGGAGAAGGAGCAAACACTTTCCGATTAGGGTTTTCGCGCTTGAAAGAAGAAGAAATAGTTCGTGGAATTAAAATAATTGGTGATACATTAAAAAATGAAATTTGGAGTTGAGAAAATGAAAATCGGTGTTATTATGGGCGGGGTATGCGTCTGAAAAACAAGTTTCAATTATGACGGGGAATGAAATGATTGCTCATTTAGATAAAAATAAGTATGAAATAGTTCCAATTACATTAAACGAAAAAATGGATTTAATTGAAAAAGCGAAAGACATTGACTTTGCATTGCTCGCATTACACGGAAAATACGGAGAAGATGGGACAGTTCAAGGAACACTGGAGAGTTTAGGGATTCCTTATAGCGGAAGTAATATGTTATCTAGCAGTATATGTATGGATAAAAATATTTCGAAAAAGATTTTACGTTATGAAGGTGTAGAAACACCAGATTGGATTGAACTTACAAAAATGGAGGATCTAAATCTTGATGAGTTAGATAAGTTAGGATTTCCATTAGTGGTAAAACCAAACTCTGGCGGATCGAGTGTCGGGGTGAAAATCGTTTACAATAAAAATGAACTGATCTCAATGCTAGAAACTGTATTCGAATGGGATTCTGAAGTAGTAATTGAGAAGTATATAAAAGGTGATGAAATTACATGTTCTATTCTGGATGGAAAACAGTTACCTATAGTTTCAATTCGACATGCAGCCGAGTTCTTTGATTACAATGCAAAATATGATGATACTAGTACGGTTGAGGAAGTTATCGAACTTCCAGCACAAATTAAGGAACGTGTAAATAAAGCTTCACTGACTTGTTATAAAGCATTAAAATGTAGTGTTTATGCAAGAGTTGATATGATGGTGAAGGACGGAATCCCATATGTAATGGAAATTAATACATTACCAGGGATGACACAATCAAGTTTATTGCCAAAAAGTGCAGAAGCAGCGG
This DNA window, taken from Bacillus cereus ATCC 14579, encodes the following:
- a CDS encoding ABC transporter permease, which encodes MTFRQFAFNNIFRNKRTYAAHFLSSAFSIMIFFTYALLLFHPDLQGELKSTSATISAFGTLGFSVSQGLIFVFSFFFILYSVSSFLKTRKKEFGVLMMQGMSMRQLKKLLLIENMLIGLGSICIGIFIGLIFSKLVLLISASVLMINNGLPFYIPVRAVLLTVITFLFLFLIVSLFTFKMIKVTELVELIRAEEKPKPEPKSSVLLSLLSLISIGYGYFSVFRFIPSTNFITLGIGVLLVIIGTYFLYTQCSVYILHLAKRRETFFLKRTNILTFSELIYRMKDNATMFFIVSIISAVAFTAIGTTAALGNKDLVRMTNPYTLLYMAPENNKIADKHLSIIKNHLADANIPYRMASSSYIYTESNVYVMKLSEYNELARALGYQQETIEKEDEMLLIPGMVSQKQEFKNGDYKKNIEVIQGDWTKTFHVKKTVDNLVLPHDTKGIYIAIQDHVYDGIPLNSGPDNEDIIQYRTYGFVVDDWIKTKEVSNQLNNIFDQEPRDIHFEFRALTIELLSAKQTNGLLLMASVLVGIVFFTFAASFIYFRLYTDLNRDQQQYKMISKMGLSKRELKKVVTRQLLLMFFLPIVVAVIHTVVAYMALQQLVDFSILNSSIVILISFICIQVLYFFITRWRYLQKLHKTMEQ
- a CDS encoding DUF3914 domain-containing protein encodes the protein MQIGSNIHTLSQPTKITPSHLEHNTISSTKLESKKINDPIKFDIRLSEKEMKQPEHKFNELDLWKMLKDKGVPLWIILEMLQKARKEKEAQNNSVQNSNGIEETSETRLNEVM
- a CDS encoding lipoprotein BA_5634 family protein → MKKQLSIFILSILLLLSVSACSKNENRFPANGVLIIGDENHTGAIMNRYKENTKEQEAFAVKTGRFDQKRVLIINESTAQAMMNAKLFRKRDQASLSKTLDTLPNFPKESSLLFINEEEKNIKSIEIEGNKIPVTYGSDAWLGNKRDYGALWYIVVAKNSVYKEIKANETNMQLLHFKKSLGDENPKISTDNTLINEKVKVRKLIEGYRDEVSIQFVTIGEKS
- a CDS encoding PLP-dependent aminotransferase family protein, translated to MFKDFKVVKERPVYIQLKDYLKKMIMKGHLLGDQKIPSTRELSELLSVSRNTVLAAYADLEQEGLIYAVKGKGNFVAKVDISNTSSVKIDWKNKLNTVTALADELDLMKHGVRWEKGMIVFNSIAPDEKLFDVENFKRAFLTRMSIEGDIVLNYGYAKGYRPLMNYLLHYMEMKGVDISNKDILITNGFTEGLDIVLSSLSKKSGRVICENPTHHAALKLFRLHGLEVHGIDMHEDGIDTNAVEKSLREKDFEFAYLIPSYHNPTGIVTSSEKRTELMRLFSKYNVPIIEDGFNEELRYSGSHLAPLLTFAGAGNNVIYISSFSKVLFPGLRVGWIIADKELIHYLESVKRARTIHTSTLDQAVLFQYLHEGYFEKYLKKARSVYKKKYELAVGACNQYIPFKRMTGDGGLHLFIELEEHMNARTLLQKCYEKGVTFSPGDVFYSDGEGANTFRLGFSRLKEEEIVRGIKIIGDTLKNEIWS
- a CDS encoding homoserine dehydrogenase gives rise to the protein MKIQVVLSGYGTVGREFIKLLNEKYSYIYETYGIQLVVSGVLGRNIAIHNEEGLSLHHLLMYGGGTAAIEKYLEYHPKERATTSISGTVLVESTVTNLKDGNPGKQYMKQAIEKQMDIVAISKGALVTNWREINEAAKGANIRIRYSGATAAALPTLDIGQFSLAGCSIEKIEGILNGTTNYILTKMYEEDMTFEEALKEAQNKGIAETNPILDISGSDSACKLLLLTNSLMETEKTLTDIHIKGIEHVTKQQIRNAKEQHKIIKLIASIYKDEGGNVNLNVEPCQIEKDHPLAKVNGTEKGITFFTDTMGQVTTIGGASNPRGAAAAALKDVINLYRKDL